In one window of Ferrovum sp. PN-J185 DNA:
- the rplO gene encoding 50S ribosomal protein L15, with the protein MELNTIKPAEGAKKARRRVGRGIGSGLGKTAGRGHKGQKSRSGGFHKVGFEGGQMPLQRRLPKRGFQPVNRHETEQVRLSDLMKVESEVIDLLALKQAGLVSTSAGGAKVFLKGEVTRALKLEGIFVTQGAKAAIEKAGGSVKVDVEAS; encoded by the coding sequence ATGGAACTGAATACAATCAAACCTGCTGAAGGTGCTAAAAAAGCCCGTCGACGTGTAGGCCGCGGTATTGGTAGTGGTCTTGGTAAGACTGCAGGTCGCGGTCACAAGGGACAAAAAAGCCGTTCAGGTGGTTTCCATAAAGTCGGTTTTGAAGGCGGTCAGATGCCATTGCAACGTCGTTTGCCAAAACGCGGTTTTCAACCTGTTAACCGTCATGAAACTGAACAAGTTCGTTTGTCTGACTTGATGAAAGTGGAAAGTGAAGTGATTGACTTGTTGGCTTTGAAACAAGCTGGTTTAGTATCTACCAGTGCTGGTGGTGCAAAAGTATTTTTGAAGGGTGAAGTTACACGTGCCTTAAAATTAGAAGGTATTTTTGTTACTCAAGGTGCGAAGGCTGCCATTGAGAAGGCAGGTGGTAGTGTTAAAGTGGATGTTGAGGCTAGCTAA
- the secY gene encoding preprotein translocase subunit SecY translates to MVTSAAMNQDKFSDLKRRLWFVLGALVVYRIGAHIPVPGINPVELARLFNSQQGGILGMFNMFSGGALSRFTVFALGIMPYISASIIMQLLGTVIPSIEALKKEGEAGRRKITQYTRYGTVVLAFFQAVGIAVALEAQPGLVIDPGLAFRMTTAVTLVTGTMFLMWLGEQITERGIGNGISMIIFAGIVAGLPRAIGSTLELVRTGAFSWFMAIALFVAVALITALVVFVERGQRKIIVNYAKRQVGNKIYGGQSSHLPLKLNMAGVIPPIFASSIILFPATLAGWFGSHEKFSWLKDISAVLSPGQPVYVLLYTAAIVFFCFFYTALVFNSKETADNLKKSGAFVPGIRPGEQTARYIDKIMTRLTLTGAIYIALVCLLPEFLIVKFNVPFYFGGTSLLIIVVVTMDFMAQVQSYAMAQQYESLLKKANLKG, encoded by the coding sequence ATGGTTACATCCGCTGCCATGAATCAAGATAAATTTAGCGATTTAAAACGTCGTCTATGGTTTGTTTTAGGTGCATTGGTGGTCTATCGTATTGGCGCGCATATTCCTGTGCCAGGTATTAATCCTGTTGAATTAGCGCGTCTATTCAATAGCCAACAAGGTGGTATTCTGGGCATGTTCAACATGTTCTCGGGTGGAGCATTATCGCGCTTTACTGTTTTTGCATTGGGTATCATGCCTTATATTTCTGCATCGATTATTATGCAGCTGTTAGGTACGGTAATACCTAGTATTGAAGCATTAAAAAAAGAAGGTGAGGCAGGACGCCGTAAAATTACTCAGTACACTCGTTATGGTACGGTAGTTTTAGCTTTCTTTCAGGCAGTTGGTATCGCCGTTGCTCTTGAAGCGCAACCAGGACTTGTAATTGATCCAGGTTTGGCTTTTCGTATGACAACAGCAGTAACGCTGGTTACTGGCACCATGTTTTTGATGTGGCTTGGAGAACAGATTACTGAACGTGGTATTGGTAATGGTATCTCAATGATTATCTTTGCTGGTATTGTGGCAGGTTTGCCGCGTGCCATTGGTAGCACCTTGGAGCTAGTAAGAACGGGTGCTTTTTCTTGGTTTATGGCAATTGCTCTATTTGTTGCTGTGGCCTTAATTACGGCACTCGTTGTATTTGTTGAACGCGGTCAACGTAAGATTATTGTTAATTATGCTAAACGGCAAGTAGGCAATAAGATTTATGGTGGTCAAAGCTCACATTTACCACTTAAATTAAATATGGCTGGTGTTATACCTCCTATTTTTGCTAGTAGTATTATTTTGTTTCCGGCAACGCTTGCTGGTTGGTTTGGTAGTCATGAAAAGTTTAGTTGGTTAAAGGATATCAGTGCTGTATTAAGTCCAGGCCAACCTGTATATGTGTTACTTTACACCGCTGCAATTGTATTCTTTTGTTTCTTTTACACCGCATTGGTATTTAACAGTAAAGAGACGGCTGACAATTTAAAGAAAAGCGGTGCTTTTGTTCCCGGGATTCGACCAGGTGAACAAACGGCGCGATACATTGACAAGATAATGACTCGCTTAACATTAACAGGTGCAATTTATATTGCTTTAGTGTGTTTGTTACCTGAGTTTTTAATAGTGAAGTTTAATGTGCCATTTTATTTTGGTGGTACTTCATTATTAATTATTGTTGTGGTCACTATGGATTTTATGGCACAGGTTCAATCTTATGCCATGGCGCAACAGTATGAAAGTTTATTAAAGAAAGCTAATTTGAAGGGATAA
- the infA gene encoding translation initiation factor IF-1, producing the protein MAKEDTIEMQGEILETLPNATFRVKLENDHVVLGHISGKMRMHYIRILPGDKVTVELTPYDLTRCRITFRAK; encoded by the coding sequence ATGGCTAAAGAAGATACGATCGAGATGCAGGGTGAAATTTTAGAGACCCTTCCCAACGCAACATTTCGCGTTAAGCTCGAAAACGATCATGTGGTGTTAGGACATATATCTGGGAAAATGCGTATGCACTATATTCGTATTCTTCCTGGAGATAAAGTAACGGTGGAATTGACACCTTATGATTTAACTCGGTGCCGGATTACCTTCCGCGCCAAGTAA
- the rpmJ gene encoding 50S ribosomal protein L36, with translation MKVQASVKKVCRKCKLVRRKGVLRVICDDPRHKQRQG, from the coding sequence ATGAAGGTACAAGCATCAGTAAAAAAAGTGTGTCGTAAGTGCAAGTTAGTACGACGTAAAGGTGTATTGCGAGTGATTTGTGATGATCCTCGCCACAAACAGCGCCAGGGTTAA
- the rpsM gene encoding 30S ribosomal protein S13, producing MARIAGVNIPNHQHAEIALTAIYGIGRSTARNICAAAGVNTSTKIKDISDADMEKLRVEVTKYAVEGDLRREVSLNIKRLMDLGSYRGSRHRRGLPCRGQRTRTNARTRKGPRKAVRTTK from the coding sequence ATGGCACGTATTGCTGGGGTTAATATCCCGAATCATCAACATGCAGAAATTGCTTTGACGGCAATTTACGGTATTGGACGTTCTACTGCGCGTAACATTTGTGCCGCAGCGGGAGTAAATACCAGCACTAAAATTAAAGATATATCTGACGCCGACATGGAAAAGTTACGTGTTGAAGTCACCAAATATGCAGTAGAAGGTGATTTACGACGCGAGGTTTCATTAAATATTAAACGTTTAATGGATCTTGGTAGCTACCGTGGTAGCCGTCATCGTCGTGGCCTACCTTGCCGTGGACAGCGCACCCGCACTAATGCGCGTACACGTAAGGGACCACGTAAAGCAGTACGTACAACGAAGTAA
- the rpsK gene encoding 30S ribosomal protein S11, with protein MVKANTANRVRKKVKKNVAEGIAHIHASFNNTIVTITDRQGNALSWATSGSNGFKGSRKSTPFAAQIAAENAGKAAQECGVKNLEVRIKGPGPGRESAVRALNAAGFKITSISDVTPVPHNGCRPPKKRRI; from the coding sequence ATGGTTAAGGCAAATACAGCAAACCGTGTTCGCAAAAAAGTTAAGAAGAACGTGGCTGAGGGCATCGCTCATATTCATGCGTCTTTTAACAATACCATTGTTACCATCACTGATCGTCAAGGTAATGCGCTTTCATGGGCAACCTCTGGCAGTAATGGTTTCAAAGGGTCACGTAAAAGTACTCCTTTTGCAGCACAGATTGCTGCAGAAAATGCAGGTAAAGCTGCACAAGAGTGTGGTGTAAAAAATCTTGAAGTCAGAATTAAAGGACCTGGACCTGGTCGTGAATCAGCTGTCCGTGCTTTGAATGCTGCTGGCTTTAAAATCACCAGTATTTCAGATGTGACGCCGGTACCCCATAACGGTTGCCGTCCCCCTAAAAAGCGTCGTATTTAA
- the rpsD gene encoding 30S ribosomal protein S4, giving the protein MARNLDAKCRQCRREGEKLFLKGEKCFTDKCAIERRAYAPGQHGQKQGRLSDYGGQLRAKQKIRRIYGVLERQFRSVYHDAERSRGITGEVLLQNLESRLDNVAYRMGFGASRAEARQVVRHNGVLVNGRRVNIPSYQVRPGDAVEIADKSKNQLRIKGAVEAAENRGFPEWLEVDAKAMKGVYKARPQRSELSSTMNESLVVELYSK; this is encoded by the coding sequence GTGGCAAGAAACCTGGATGCAAAATGTCGTCAGTGTCGCCGTGAAGGTGAGAAACTTTTCTTAAAAGGTGAGAAGTGTTTCACTGATAAGTGTGCAATTGAAAGACGTGCTTATGCACCTGGCCAACATGGTCAGAAACAAGGCCGTTTATCTGACTACGGTGGTCAGTTACGTGCAAAACAAAAAATCCGTCGTATTTATGGCGTATTAGAAAGACAGTTCCGCAGTGTTTATCACGATGCTGAACGTTCACGTGGTATTACTGGTGAAGTCTTACTACAGAACTTAGAGTCACGTTTAGACAATGTGGCTTACCGTATGGGCTTTGGTGCATCACGTGCTGAAGCGCGTCAGGTAGTTCGTCACAATGGCGTACTTGTAAATGGTCGTCGCGTGAATATTCCGTCATACCAAGTTCGTCCTGGTGATGCAGTGGAAATCGCTGATAAATCAAAAAACCAGTTACGTATTAAAGGTGCGGTAGAAGCTGCTGAAAATCGTGGTTTCCCTGAGTGGTTAGAAGTTGATGCGAAAGCGATGAAAGGCGTGTATAAAGCACGTCCACAGCGTAGCGAATTGTCTTCTACTATGAATGAATCACTGGTAGTGGAATTGTATTCTAAATAA
- a CDS encoding DNA-directed RNA polymerase subunit alpha, whose product MQNQNASFLKPRSIEVQNISPTYAKVVMEPFERGYGHTLGNALRRILLSSMAGFAPTEVKIAGVLHEYSTVEGVQEDVVDLLLNLKGVVLKLHNHTETILKLVKEGPGIVTAGDIEAQHDVEIINPDHVIAHLTAGGKLDMQIKVEQGRGYQPATVRGIDQESRTVGGIQLDASFSPIHRVSYSVESARVEQRTDLDKLVMDIETNGAIDPEEAVRFAARILMDQLSIFADLQGTPLTTETAKVPQVDPILLQPVDDLELTVRSANCLKAENIYYIGDLIQRTETELLKTPNLGRKSLNEIKEVLASKSLTLGMKLENWPPANLAERR is encoded by the coding sequence ATGCAAAACCAAAATGCCTCTTTTTTAAAACCTCGTAGCATTGAGGTTCAAAACATTTCACCTACCTATGCCAAGGTAGTTATGGAGCCCTTTGAACGTGGTTATGGGCACACTTTAGGTAACGCTTTGCGTCGCATTTTATTATCTTCAATGGCTGGTTTTGCTCCCACTGAAGTAAAAATTGCTGGCGTATTGCATGAGTACTCAACCGTTGAAGGTGTTCAAGAGGATGTTGTTGATCTTCTGTTGAACCTCAAAGGAGTCGTATTAAAATTACATAACCACACTGAGACTATTCTTAAATTAGTTAAAGAAGGTCCAGGTATTGTTACAGCAGGTGATATTGAAGCGCAACATGATGTAGAAATTATTAATCCTGATCATGTCATTGCTCATTTAACTGCAGGCGGTAAGCTTGATATGCAGATTAAAGTTGAGCAAGGTCGCGGCTATCAGCCTGCAACCGTACGTGGTATCGATCAAGAGTCTCGTACTGTGGGCGGTATTCAATTGGATGCGTCATTTAGTCCAATTCACCGTGTTAGTTATTCAGTTGAAAGTGCCCGTGTTGAACAACGTACGGACTTAGATAAATTAGTTATGGATATTGAAACCAATGGTGCCATTGATCCTGAAGAGGCAGTACGTTTTGCTGCACGTATTCTTATGGATCAGTTAAGTATCTTTGCTGATCTTCAAGGTACACCATTAACTACTGAAACAGCTAAAGTTCCTCAAGTTGATCCAATACTGTTACAGCCTGTCGATGACTTAGAGTTAACTGTTCGTTCAGCTAACTGCTTAAAAGCTGAAAATATTTATTACATTGGTGATTTAATTCAACGTACTGAAACTGAGTTGTTGAAGACACCAAACCTTGGTCGTAAGTCTCTCAATGAAATTAAAGAAGTATTGGCATCCAAGAGTCTGACCTTGGGTATGAAACTTGAGAACTGGCCGCCTGCAAACTTAGCAGAACGTCGCTAA
- the rplQ gene encoding 50S ribosomal protein L17 translates to MRHRLSNRKLNRTSSHRLAMLRNMTNSLLRHEVIKTTLPKAKELRRVAEPLITLGKEPTLNNRRTAFNRLRDRDMVTKLFNELGPRYKARNGGYLRILKFGFRQGDNAPMALVELMDRPDEVEAAEVQEA, encoded by the coding sequence ATGCGTCACCGCTTAAGTAACCGTAAATTAAATCGTACTTCAAGTCATCGCTTAGCGATGCTTCGTAATATGACTAACTCATTATTACGTCATGAAGTGATCAAAACCACTTTGCCTAAAGCTAAGGAATTACGTCGTGTCGCTGAGCCGTTAATTACCTTGGGTAAAGAGCCTACGTTAAATAATCGTCGTACTGCCTTCAACCGTTTACGTGATCGTGATATGGTGACTAAGTTATTTAATGAATTAGGTCCTCGCTACAAGGCTCGTAATGGTGGTTACTTACGTATTCTCAAGTTTGGCTTCCGTCAAGGTGATAACGCTCCTATGGCATTGGTTGAGCTCATGGACCGCCCAGATGAGGTTGAAGCTGCTGAGGTACAGGAAGCTTAA
- a CDS encoding SRPBCC family protein: MSARLLNYLISGKYIIGAILISLISPLSYADTPTQDVHVQVDHQDTVFHVTAHMEVPVPQSIAWLVLTDFTHFSTFLHNVKHVNVVSQQGNRYRIHEVGEAEWGIISMEYQNIRDITLEPQYRITSNTISGTVKSMHTEMRLTNSNTDNVILDYQASIEPDSWLADIFGSDFIDSEVKEQFQSMAREMIKRYHGAPTQP, from the coding sequence ATGAGTGCTCGTTTGTTAAATTATCTAATCAGTGGAAAGTACATTATTGGGGCTATACTAATTAGTCTGATAAGCCCTCTGTCCTATGCCGATACGCCCACACAAGATGTACATGTACAAGTTGACCATCAAGATACAGTGTTTCATGTAACAGCCCATATGGAGGTGCCAGTCCCACAGAGTATAGCGTGGCTTGTGCTTACCGACTTTACCCATTTTTCTACATTCTTACATAACGTAAAACATGTCAATGTGGTGAGTCAGCAGGGCAATCGTTATCGCATACATGAAGTGGGTGAGGCTGAGTGGGGGATTATTTCAATGGAATACCAAAATATCAGGGATATTACTCTTGAACCGCAATACCGGATTACTAGTAATACTATTTCAGGTACGGTAAAAAGTATGCATACTGAAATGAGACTCACCAATAGCAATACCGATAATGTAATACTTGATTATCAAGCGAGCATTGAGCCTGATTCATGGCTTGCTGATATCTTTGGTAGTGACTTTATTGATAGTGAAGTGAAAGAACAATTTCAGTCCATGGCACGAGAAATGATTAAACGTTATCATGGCGCCCCCACTCAACCTTAG
- a CDS encoding chloride channel protein gives MINLRSPWRRHRWGIRLVLWGFGGLAGLTVVGFSQLASLSLDVFFSIYQHYWWSPFLLAPLVGMVTVFLTQRYFPGSQGSGIPQVIAATQLARQNQPVTRLVSLRILIGKIFLGCFALIGGFSAGREGPSVQVASSIMAIAHRFLPHARALRKTDLILAGGAAGIAAAFNTPLAGVVFAVEELGRRLETRTSGVLISTIILSGLVSIALLGDYQYFGRLSMHEQESFSIIPSLVVCAVICGLLGALFNFLLLWPQKSPHLSIWSWRKAHPVLFAGICGLVIATLGVLVHGASFGSGYGITKSIIEGHQSVNWAVPITRFLATVFTYFSGMPGGIFAPALSVGAALGYNLSHFLGGFSSAVPIMTLCMAGFLAAVTQAPITSAIIVMEMVDGHGLLISLMAVSLMAKAVSSRFGGELYQQLGHYFYQNTLASLPQSQPVSDTPVKEEATPSSK, from the coding sequence GTGATTAATTTACGCTCACCCTGGCGTCGCCATCGCTGGGGTATACGTTTGGTACTATGGGGTTTTGGGGGACTAGCAGGGCTCACTGTGGTGGGCTTTTCCCAATTAGCGAGCCTCTCTTTAGATGTGTTTTTTTCCATCTATCAACATTATTGGTGGTCACCCTTCTTGTTGGCCCCCTTAGTGGGTATGGTGACCGTGTTTCTGACACAACGTTATTTCCCCGGAAGTCAAGGTAGTGGCATTCCGCAAGTGATTGCAGCTACCCAACTGGCACGACAAAACCAACCTGTTACCCGTCTTGTTTCCTTGCGTATTCTCATAGGTAAAATTTTTCTTGGCTGTTTTGCCTTAATCGGTGGCTTTTCAGCTGGGCGTGAGGGCCCATCAGTACAGGTGGCATCGTCCATTATGGCCATCGCCCATCGCTTTCTTCCGCATGCTAGAGCTCTCAGAAAAACTGACCTTATCCTAGCAGGAGGAGCGGCAGGGATTGCTGCGGCCTTTAATACTCCCTTAGCAGGAGTGGTCTTTGCAGTGGAAGAGTTGGGGCGGCGCTTAGAAACTCGTACCAGCGGTGTGTTAATTAGCACCATTATTCTCTCTGGATTGGTCTCCATTGCCCTATTAGGGGACTATCAGTATTTTGGCCGCCTTAGCATGCATGAACAAGAGTCCTTTTCCATTATTCCCTCACTCGTAGTCTGCGCGGTGATATGTGGTTTACTGGGTGCTTTATTTAACTTTTTACTACTCTGGCCACAAAAGTCCCCTCATCTATCCATCTGGAGCTGGCGTAAAGCGCATCCTGTTTTGTTTGCAGGCATCTGTGGCTTGGTTATCGCCACACTTGGAGTGCTCGTCCATGGCGCCTCCTTTGGCAGCGGTTACGGCATTACCAAATCCATTATTGAAGGTCATCAAAGTGTTAATTGGGCAGTACCCATTACGCGCTTTTTAGCTACGGTGTTCACCTATTTTTCTGGTATGCCAGGAGGGATCTTTGCTCCTGCTTTGTCTGTGGGGGCAGCATTAGGCTACAACCTGAGTCATTTTTTAGGCGGCTTCAGTAGCGCTGTTCCCATTATGACGCTGTGTATGGCAGGCTTCTTAGCCGCCGTTACACAGGCACCTATCACTTCAGCGATTATTGTCATGGAGATGGTAGACGGTCACGGTTTATTGATTAGCCTGATGGCCGTCTCTCTCATGGCTAAAGCGGTAAGTTCGCGTTTTGGTGGTGAACTATATCAACAGTTAGGCCATTACTTTTATCAGAATACATTGGCTTCTTTGCCACAGAGTCAGCCTGTCAGTGACACTCCCGTCAAAGAAGAGGCTACCCCATCCAGCAAATAA
- the uvrA gene encoding excinuclease ABC subunit UvrA has protein sequence MKKKQFVESPVIRVRGARTHNLKNIDIDIPRHQLVVITGLSGSGKSSLAFDTLYAEGQRRYVESLSAYARQFLQLMEKPDVDLIEGLSPAISIEQKATSHNPRSTVGTVTEIHDYLRLLFARVGDPYCPTHQQKLEAQSVSQMVDHVLTLPENTRIMILSPLVVGRKGQQVDLINELRAQGFVRLRIDGQVVDIDTVPSLDKNKKHSIDIVVDRLKVRADMKQRLAESFETALRHSDGRAIAVDMDQNNEHLFSSTFACPICSFSLQELEPRLFSFNNPMGACPKCDGLGMISFFDPKRVVAFPQLSLSAGAIKGWDKRNQFYFQWLTDLANHYQFNLDTPFEELDDSIQQILLYGSAKEKIVFHYPGDRGRLRSQEHTFEGIIPILDRRYKETDSMAVREELAKLLNDQSCPDCLGSRLRVEAREVRVNQYTLHEISALPLRDTLTLFQQLTLKGKKQAIAEKILKEIIARLQFLNNVGLDYLQLERSADTLSGGEAQRIRLASQIGSGLTGVMYVLDEPSIGLHQRDNHRLLETLTRLRDLGNSVIVVEHDEDAIRAADYVVDMGPGAGEHGGRVVAEGTPQQIEASTGSLTGQYLKGTKTIAIPKKRQQPDERRLILRGAKGNNLKNVTLELPVGLFVAVTGVSGSGKSTLINDTLFHVVSRHLYHSNTEPAPFDDIEGLEHFDKIINVDQSPIGRTPRSNPATYTGLFTPIRELFAGIPQSRERGYDPGRFSFNVKGGRCEACQGEGMVRVEMHFLPDIYVPCDVCHGKRYNRETLEIQYKGKSIDEVLNLTVENALEFFSAVPSIARKCQTLMDVGLGYISLGQSATTLSGGEAQRVKLSLELSKRDTGRTLFILDEPTTGLHFHDIDLLLKVLHRLRDHGNTVVVIEHNLDVIKTADWIVDLGPEGGAQGGQILVAGSPQDIIKNKQSYTGRFLSPYFKK, from the coding sequence ATGAAAAAGAAACAATTTGTTGAAAGCCCAGTCATCCGCGTGCGTGGCGCTAGAACTCATAATCTCAAAAACATTGATATAGACATCCCACGTCATCAATTAGTTGTCATTACAGGTTTATCAGGATCAGGGAAGTCATCCCTAGCCTTCGATACCTTATACGCAGAAGGGCAGCGACGTTACGTGGAGTCTCTGTCAGCGTACGCCCGTCAGTTTTTACAGCTTATGGAAAAACCGGATGTGGATTTAATTGAAGGCTTATCGCCGGCTATTTCTATTGAACAAAAAGCCACCAGTCATAACCCCCGATCAACGGTTGGTACTGTCACTGAAATCCATGATTATTTACGCTTGTTGTTTGCCCGTGTTGGCGACCCTTACTGTCCCACCCACCAACAAAAGCTTGAAGCACAAAGTGTGTCACAGATGGTGGATCATGTATTAACTCTACCTGAGAACACGCGCATCATGATTCTCTCACCGCTTGTGGTTGGACGCAAAGGACAACAAGTAGATCTCATTAATGAGTTACGTGCCCAAGGCTTTGTGCGCTTGAGAATTGATGGCCAGGTAGTCGATATTGATACGGTTCCCTCTCTAGATAAAAACAAAAAACATTCCATTGATATTGTGGTCGATCGCTTGAAAGTACGCGCGGATATGAAACAGCGCCTGGCGGAATCCTTTGAGACAGCATTGCGTCACAGTGATGGGCGAGCCATTGCGGTGGATATGGATCAAAATAATGAGCATCTTTTTTCTTCCACCTTTGCCTGCCCCATTTGTAGTTTTTCTTTACAAGAGTTAGAGCCTAGACTGTTCTCATTTAACAATCCCATGGGCGCCTGCCCTAAATGTGATGGTTTGGGTATGATCAGCTTTTTTGATCCTAAACGGGTGGTAGCCTTCCCGCAATTGAGCCTTTCTGCTGGCGCCATTAAAGGCTGGGATAAACGTAATCAATTTTATTTTCAGTGGCTCACCGATCTAGCTAACCATTATCAGTTTAATCTCGATACCCCCTTTGAAGAACTGGATGACTCCATTCAACAAATACTCTTATATGGTTCCGCAAAAGAGAAAATCGTTTTTCATTATCCAGGAGACAGAGGACGCTTACGTAGTCAAGAACATACTTTTGAAGGCATTATCCCCATTCTTGATCGCCGCTATAAAGAAACTGACTCCATGGCTGTTCGAGAAGAACTGGCTAAATTACTTAATGATCAATCCTGCCCAGATTGCTTGGGGTCACGCCTGCGCGTAGAAGCACGAGAAGTACGCGTTAATCAATATACGCTCCACGAAATTAGTGCGCTACCATTACGCGATACCTTAACCTTATTTCAACAACTCACCCTCAAGGGTAAAAAACAGGCCATAGCCGAGAAGATCCTCAAAGAAATTATTGCCCGTCTACAATTTCTCAATAATGTCGGCCTTGATTACTTGCAACTAGAGCGCTCAGCAGACACTCTCTCAGGTGGCGAAGCGCAACGTATTCGTCTTGCCTCACAAATTGGCTCGGGGCTAACTGGGGTGATGTATGTTCTTGATGAGCCCTCCATCGGACTTCATCAACGTGATAATCACCGCCTCTTAGAAACACTCACTCGCTTAAGAGATTTAGGTAACTCTGTGATTGTGGTGGAGCATGATGAAGATGCAATTCGGGCGGCTGATTATGTGGTGGATATGGGTCCTGGTGCAGGAGAACATGGCGGCAGAGTAGTCGCTGAGGGCACTCCCCAACAAATTGAAGCAAGTACCGGCTCACTCACTGGCCAATATTTAAAGGGTACAAAAACCATTGCCATCCCTAAAAAGCGCCAACAGCCTGATGAGCGGCGTCTGATTTTAAGAGGGGCTAAAGGCAACAATCTTAAAAACGTAACTCTCGAGTTACCAGTGGGCTTATTTGTGGCAGTTACAGGCGTGTCAGGGTCAGGTAAATCCACCCTCATCAACGACACCCTGTTTCATGTGGTCTCACGTCATCTCTATCACAGTAACACCGAACCGGCTCCTTTTGATGACATTGAGGGGTTAGAGCATTTTGATAAGATCATCAACGTCGACCAGAGCCCTATTGGTCGCACACCACGCTCTAATCCTGCTACATATACGGGACTCTTTACCCCTATTCGTGAGCTCTTTGCTGGCATCCCCCAATCTCGTGAGCGTGGTTATGATCCAGGACGTTTCTCTTTTAATGTTAAGGGGGGACGCTGTGAAGCGTGTCAGGGAGAGGGTATGGTACGGGTTGAAATGCATTTTCTACCTGATATCTATGTACCCTGCGATGTGTGCCATGGTAAACGCTACAACCGTGAAACCTTAGAAATTCAATATAAAGGCAAAAGTATTGATGAAGTGCTCAATCTGACAGTAGAAAACGCATTAGAATTCTTCAGTGCTGTTCCTAGTATCGCACGTAAATGTCAAACTTTGATGGATGTGGGTTTGGGTTATATTTCCTTAGGTCAGTCAGCGACCACTTTGTCAGGTGGGGAAGCGCAACGGGTGAAACTCTCTTTAGAGCTCTCGAAACGAGATACAGGACGTACCCTCTTCATTCTTGATGAACCCACTACGGGACTACATTTCCATGATATTGATTTACTGTTAAAGGTATTACATCGCCTACGTGATCATGGCAACACGGTGGTAGTCATTGAACATAATCTTGATGTCATCAAAACAGCGGACTGGATCGTTGATCTAGGGCCGGAGGGTGGAGCACAAGGTGGACAAATTCTTGTTGCAGGTAGCCCGCAAGACATTATTAAGAACAAGCAAAGCTATACAGGACGCTTTTTATCACCCTACTTTAAAAAATAA